One genomic region from Pararge aegeria chromosome 24, ilParAegt1.1, whole genome shotgun sequence encodes:
- the LOC120634538 gene encoding protein lethal(2)essential for life-like — MSLIPFMFEELPFVRPRRLRDQHFGLGLTPDDLLTAVAAGPMLNAEYYRPWRHVQAAARDLGSSIKTDAKKFQVNLDVQHFAPEDINVKTVDGYVVVEGKHEEKQDKHGLISRQFVRRYALPEGTLPETVESKLSSDGVLTITAPRNVPESVKGERQVPIAQTGPVRKEIKDQQEGTNGNPQ; from the coding sequence ATGTCTCTCATTCCGTTTATGTTCGAAGAGCTACCTTTTGTACGTCCCCGCCGACTCAGGGACCAGCATTTCGGCCTGGGGTTAACACCTGATGATCTTTTAACCGCTGTTGCTGCTGGACCTATGCTTAACGCGGAATACTACCGCCCATGGCGTCACGTTCAAGCGGCAGCCAGAGATCTAGGGTCGAGCATTAAGACTGATGCAAAAAAATTTCAAGTCAACCTCGACGTCCAGCATTTCGCACCAGAGGATATCAACGTTAAAACCGTCGACGGATACGTTGTGGTGGAGGGGAAACACGAAGAAAAGCAAGACAAGCACGGTCTTATTTCCCGCCAGTTTGTGAGGAGGTACGCACTGCCGGAGGGCACTTTGCCCGAAACGGTTGAATCGAAGCTCTCTTCAGATGGAGTACTGACGATCACCGCGCCACGGAACGTTCCAGAATCTGTTAAAGGCGAGAGACAAGTTCCTATCGCGCAGACTGGGCCGGTGCGGAAGGAAATTAAAGATCAACAAGAAGGTACCAATGGGAATCCTCAATAA
- the LOC120634643 gene encoding facilitated trehalose transporter Tret1-like, protein MHNRKASIAPLSMVFGCLGAGYLIDIVGRKTGHIVVAVISLISWIIIAFATNNTYMLLGRFVAGLSVGSNRPVSLVYIGEITDPKYRSFTLLGPSTMLCVGIFISHLLGGYVSWRLCSYIYASIIFISILLLLILRESPLWLISKGKIDEGIQAFKWFRGDGIDSQKELQLVLLRQNEKSNRYFYNDIMSISFMKPLLTVFLFSLIQFTGVNVYSFYALEMIEDTFKGNIDPFTFMLGIDGLRFVIIFFIFACNKFIPRKIFFIVVNFGCALALFILVGYLLHLERIGYVWLSISITVLFISFGGCAITLAWSFVPELFSANLRGLGSGIGAAMSYFVLFVCIKISPGFMATYGEAAMYATYGLITLINAIILCFVLPETNGRTLQDIEDSYTKSNTTLSTAL, encoded by the exons ATGCACAATAGAAAAG CTTCAATTGCACCGCTATCGATGGTGTTTGGATGTCTTGGTGCGGGCTATCTCATCGACATTGTGGGAAGAAAAACCGGACATATAGTGGTCGCTGTGATATCCTTAATAAGCTGGATTATTATAGCATTCGCTACAAACAACACGTATATGCTTCTTGGAAGATTTGTAGCGGGATTATCTGTTGGCTCCAATAGACCAGTATCTTTGGTATACATTGGAGAAATAACAGATCCAAAATACAGAAGTTTCACACTTCTAGGTCCATCTACAATGCTTTGTGTTGGGATATTTATCAGCCATCTTCTGGGTGGATATGTTTCATGGAGACTATGTAGCTACATTTATGcgtcaataatttttatcagtATCTTATTATTGTTAATCTTGAGAGAGAGCCCTCTCTGGCTTATATCGAAAGGGAAGATCGATGAAGGTATCCAAGCTTTTAAATGGTTTAGAGGTGACGGCATTGACTCTCAAAAGGAGTTGCAGTTGGTTTTACTTCGACAGAATGAAAAATCTAACCGATACTTTTATAATGACATCATGAGCATATCATTTATGAAGCCACTGTTGActgtttttctattttctttaattCAGTTTACCGGAGTGAATGTTTACAGTTTTTACGCATTAGAAATGATTGAGGATACATTTAAGGGTAATATCGATCCTTTCACATTTATGCTCGGCATTGATGGTTTAAGATTCGTAATCATATTCTTCATTTTTGCTTGTAACAAATTTATACCGCGcaagattttcttcattgtcGTCAATTTTGGCTGTGCTTTagccttatttattttagtcggTTACTTATTGCATTTAGAACGCATTGGGTACGTATGGTTGTCTATATctataacagttttatttatatcatttggTGGATGTGCAATAACTTTAGCATGGTCGTTTGTTCCCGAATTATTTTCTGCTAATTTAAGGGGATTAGGATCAGGAATTGGTGCGGCTATGTCGTACtttgtgttgtttgtttgtattaaaatcTCTCCAGGGTTTATGGCGACATATGGAGAAGCGGCGATGTATGCCACGTATGGTTTGATAACATTAATTAATGCTATTATATTGTGTTTTGTATTGCCTGAAACGAATGGTCGTACATTGCAGGATATAGAAGATAGTTACACTAAAAGTAATACAACTTTATCAACTGCTTTgtaa
- the LOC120634539 gene encoding protein lethal(2)essential for life-like, with amino-acid sequence MSLLPYVFRSNWPGYRSNPLLYQDFGLPMTPNDMLTVATVPMLPKNYFKPWQQLARAARELESNIKTDEDKIQVNLDVQHFAPEEISVKTADGYIIVEGKHEEKKDDHGYISRQFVRRYALPENCDPDTVESKLSSDGVLTVTAPRKPSALKNERKVPIQQTGPVQKEIKDNNDVEDQK; translated from the coding sequence ATGTCTCTTCTGCCATACGTCTTCCGTTCCAACTGGCCGGGTTACCGATCGAATCCACTGCTATATCAAGATTTTGGACTACCCATGACTCCAAACGACATGTTGACCGTTGCGACCGTACCTATGCTCCCCAAAAACTATTTCAAACCGTGGCAACAGCTGGCCAGAGCTGCACGCGAACTTGAATCCAATATCAAGACGGATGAAGACAAAATCCAAGTCAATTTGGACGTCCAACATTTTGCTCCCGAGGAAATCAGTGTGAAGACAGCCGATGGATATATAATCGTTGAAGGAAAGCATGAAGAGAAAAAGGACGACCACGGGTACATTTCTAGGCAATTTGTGAGGAGATATGCTCTGCCTGAGAACTGCGATCCGGATACGGTTGAATCTAAGCTTTCTTCGGACGGTGTGCTAACAGTGACTGCTCCAAGAAAACCATCTGCTCTGAAGAATGAAAGAAAAGTCCCCATCCAGCAAACTGGTCCCGTGCAAAAAGAAATCAAGGATAACAATGATGTTGAAGACCAGAAATAA
- the LOC120634541 gene encoding protein lethal(2)essential for life-like — translation MSLAPYFFDYDLPRWPRRLLDQNFGLALTPEDLLTATASPVVPRYRFFWPKDAGSSIKLEKDKWQISVDVQHFAPDEITVKTAAGFIVVEGKHEEKQDDHGFVSRHFVRKFKIPDDTNADAIESRLSSDGVLTVLAPRKEDTLKGERNVPITHTGPIRKEVPEDTLPEKK, via the coding sequence ATGTCGCTTGCACCTTACTTCTTCGACTACGACCTCCCAAGATGGCCGCGTCGGCTCCTTGACCAGAACTTCGGCCTGGCTTTAACACCAGAAGACCTCCTCACTGCAACCGCCAGCCCGGTCGTACCGAGATACAGATTTTTCTGGCCGAAAGACGCGGGCTCCTCAATCAAACTCGAGAAAGATAAATGGCAGATAAGCGTTGACGTTCAGCATTTTGCACCTGACGAGATAACTGTGAAGACAGCAGCTGGTTTTATAGTTGTGGAAGGAAAGCACGAAGAGAAGCAGGATGATCATGGATTTGTATCCAGGCATTTTGTGAGGAAGTTTAAAATCCCGGATGATACGAATGCTGATGCTATAGAATCAAGGCTTTCATCTGATGGTGTACTCACCGTATTGGCGCCAAGAAAAGAGGATACTCTTAAAGGTGAAAGGAATGTTCCTATAACCCACACGGGTCCGATCAGGAAGGAAGTTCCGGAAGATACTCTGCCAGAGAAGAAGTAA